Proteins from a single region of Aureibacter tunicatorum:
- a CDS encoding DUF4157 domain-containing protein → MEKRDQNSYQNNFNKLAQMKADQKMKENWQAVQRKKTETDYSRDSQDLDTVQRKEENYFNTPAIQRQENNQTSQQQSNGSSTSQGGLPKQLKSGIESLSGQSMNDVKVHYNSDKPAQLQAHAFAQGNDIHLASGQEKHLPHEAWHVVQQKEGRVKPTRQMKGKVNINDDAGLEREADLMGAKAMSEGSKATNTQTNTAQLASNDSSTVQRRAFLDRTNSTVEMVTEDQGTKKDVVYHGPMSLFYSVGRDGALQERTDLEDDQDFKYQYETTDAWIPQEDLIGYKNLKRVLLLDPDFRNVSLPALRESIDHLFVDEDKKEELYQLLNKDNQGLQLSETQFVKTMLSRMSFQFMNELHSKYIVSGESGVIDEMKKEVQKHNSNDSNEHIEIDNELSDWEYLSASLTALLGQSKYENAMAKICDGVATYMMGMYGEGGLEAYDGLVNKLNTNSNEQNNNGRVLKTTNGYEFHGLMRDVIKSKSNQIAQIKISANGLPHTFAIAANEAWSTPAFIQAYEGHITLDEHVSSIGVFNYDAMSDIVVPLAECLNTGTKMSGAVYNSLFGGPSKDDVKISEILVIVMPMVEKELDDVGNFSPQSGYMKLTPK, encoded by the coding sequence ATGGAGAAAAGAGATCAAAACAGCTATCAAAACAACTTCAACAAGTTGGCTCAAATGAAAGCAGATCAGAAAATGAAAGAGAATTGGCAAGCCGTTCAAAGAAAAAAAACGGAAACCGATTATTCCAGAGATTCTCAAGATCTTGATACTGTCCAAAGAAAAGAAGAAAATTATTTCAATACACCTGCCATCCAAAGGCAGGAAAACAACCAAACTTCCCAACAGCAATCAAACGGGAGCTCCACCAGCCAAGGAGGCTTGCCCAAGCAACTTAAATCAGGAATTGAAAGCCTGTCAGGCCAATCAATGAATGACGTTAAAGTGCACTACAATTCCGACAAACCCGCCCAGTTGCAAGCTCATGCATTTGCCCAAGGCAATGACATACACTTGGCATCCGGCCAAGAAAAACATCTGCCCCATGAAGCATGGCATGTCGTGCAACAAAAAGAAGGGAGAGTGAAGCCCACAAGGCAGATGAAAGGCAAAGTGAATATCAATGACGATGCGGGACTGGAACGTGAGGCTGATCTCATGGGAGCCAAAGCGATGAGTGAAGGCAGCAAAGCTACGAATACGCAAACAAACACGGCTCAGTTAGCTTCAAACGATTCAAGCACTGTGCAAAGGAGAGCTTTTCTTGACAGAACGAATTCAACGGTTGAAATGGTAACAGAAGACCAAGGAACGAAAAAAGATGTCGTCTATCATGGGCCAATGTCGCTATTTTACTCCGTAGGCAGGGATGGCGCTCTCCAAGAAAGAACCGACTTGGAAGACGATCAAGACTTCAAATATCAATATGAGACAACTGATGCATGGATACCTCAAGAAGATCTTATTGGATATAAAAACCTAAAACGAGTTTTATTGCTAGACCCAGATTTTCGAAACGTCAGTTTGCCAGCGCTTAGAGAATCAATAGATCATCTATTTGTAGACGAAGATAAAAAAGAAGAACTATATCAACTTCTAAACAAAGACAATCAAGGCTTGCAATTGTCGGAGACACAATTTGTCAAGACCATGCTTAGCAGGATGAGCTTTCAATTTATGAATGAGCTTCACTCCAAGTATATTGTTTCCGGAGAAAGCGGAGTGATAGATGAAATGAAAAAAGAGGTGCAAAAGCACAATAGCAATGATAGCAACGAACATATAGAGATTGACAATGAACTATCCGACTGGGAATATTTATCAGCCTCATTAACAGCATTGTTAGGCCAAAGCAAATATGAAAACGCGATGGCAAAGATATGTGATGGCGTAGCTACTTATATGATGGGCATGTATGGTGAGGGAGGACTTGAAGCATATGACGGCTTAGTAAACAAGCTCAATACCAATAGCAACGAACAAAATAACAACGGAAGGGTATTGAAAACTACTAATGGCTATGAATTTCATGGCTTGATGCGAGATGTAATCAAAAGCAAAAGCAATCAAATAGCCCAGATTAAAATCAGCGCCAATGGGCTTCCGCATACTTTTGCAATTGCCGCCAATGAAGCATGGAGCACTCCTGCGTTTATACAAGCCTATGAGGGACACATTACGCTAGACGAGCACGTAAGTAGCATTGGAGTATTCAATTATGACGCAATGAGCGATATTGTCGTTCCCCTTGCCGAATGCCTAAATACAGGCACAAAAATGTCAGGCGCTGTTTACAACTCTCTATTTGGCGGCCCAAGTAAAGATGATGTGAAAATTTCCGAAATACTCGTTATTGTTATGCCTATGGTTGAAAAAGAGCTGGATGATGTAGGGAACTTCTCGCCACAGTCAGGCTACATGAAATTAACTCCAAAATAA